gaaagaaaaatttaaagattgataataggttttttttgtccaaatctaaaataaataaatatagataattggactgtaggaatctcgtcatagtcatcgtcatcgaaacattcgagaatattccgcaacaacaaaccacattccttgcgGAACTCACATTCATCAAAGCagttactgcgacgcagaatacattcccgaaaaccagacgtcgcacacctgcaaccattatattaaactcaagcggaacgcccctaccagtcgagtggaaccaaaacggtcgaaacacgccgccaccattaaactacatcgagcggaacggcgccaatcattccagaatattctacgcctcgacaaaagtgcattcctcgtttacgcatcaacaaccacatgcgcttacgcatcaacaaccacttccaccaatcgttccagaacattctacccctcgacaaaagAACATTCctctcttacgcatcaacaaaccaccaccatcgatcaggtgattccagaaacactataaaaggaggtacaacccaaacaacgccagtcgacccacagcagcaagcgtcgacatacagctcctgaccagccaccactacactacgcggacttggaagatcaaccagccggacgagccagcaacacactgccgtatccagagaccttccgagcatagccgaacaacgagccagcaacacactgccgcatccagagaccttctgaacatagctgaatgccgagccagcgacactctaccatatccagagaccgctgaacgacatacttttaccaacaattaaccatacttgtgtatacgtgttactaccaaataaataccatattcaacatatagctgtattaataccgaacacagacgaacctgtctataatacatggcggactggtggtgaagaagaccttcacaacaagactagatccccataggacgattcaaataaatttaactaaatgaaaccttacattaatattttatttcatgtacagtagcctattcttctatcgccttcactcttctttgatttccgtgaattcattatcatcgctcttttttgcccaatcatatttttccgatgttttcgttttttgaaataactcttttccccttttatataattatagaattcaatgcatgacattttataatttaaagtacattgaattatgctttttactgtgtcaatagaaagcgaattgcgctcatctgtccattgatttttaattaatgacaacacacgttcaacatgtgcattgtgcggtgggatggcgaacaagtattggcacattttcactagattagcttttctttctgtctcttcagtttttttgaaatagtataaccatttatcatgcacatctttcgttttccattcttcggctttattattttcaataaatgacatactttacttcctcatagattgaatccgtgaacaatattcccatttcacttaaataagcaatagttttttcaacatgttcCCATTCGAGTACTTTATggagaagcatccatgaaaaaacatcatatttcgccagtggaactgaccactttgccaaataattaattctaacgttgtaaaaattctctacatctttttcaaatgctgctacttgtgtcgtcgtaatgtccatgtgttttttcagtttattgtatgcctgggttgcttgaatacctagatatttactattatatttactatgtattgaaaaacGTACATCAAAATATCAGTCCTCTTCGATCAGAAACAAACAGAACAAACGGATATTATCAGCAGACAGTAAACGAACTGCGCGCGCTTCGTACTTGTCAGTGTCATTGTCGGTGCTGCCAGCTGGCAAAATTGGGCAGTGGCCGGCAGTGGGCATCCGCCGCTCTCGTTGTCGGTGTTGCCAATATGCGCTCGCGTATCCATATTAGATATTATGTGGGTACAATTTTTGACGTGTAAACGTCTTTCCTTTTTGGACCACAGTATAGAGAGTGCATCCTGAGATTTCTTGGTTCAAAAGGTCTTGttcgatagatattaaaaaataattgaataatttttttaaatgtctaaattttgaaattgacggggacaaataactctcggactgggacaccgggacacagacctcgaaactgggacatgtccctgtcaacggggacgtatggcagccctatactaagcccgctttaaccttttgagtagtgagttaatttgaacaccagaaacgtctcaggagtgagtttttttttcggaatcaactgacttgaaaaatccgaacgaacactcttattttgtgggaagttttaaagttgacatatttcgctcgattatatgattgatttattgCCCGGCGGCGGTTTTGCCTTGCATCTCGAACCAAATTCTctcgaaaataaatctataattttacgctaaattatttttatgagggtcaaatgaaataaatttagtcaGAGGTTTCAATGttattcgttcggaacatattttatagtttttacacgtggaaaatattactttagaaaaaaaattgtcatcatgttcagtcataaaaatttaactggctttcacgcctcgttaaatttggtttctttattcgaatacaaaaatatatatatatatacacaagagtgaaagagaaacctcagcaacacttgaaaaaaaacgagatgcaaatatgtcGAACAATGAGAGAGGTAGAGTATTTTGAGTGATTGAACGTGTCAAACCGTACGAGTACGGCCGTACTCTGGCGGGGCCATTTTACTTTCCACGTTTCCTCAAAgggttaaggtctgttcatacttaacagcactgcacgactccgtttcaaatatgtcattttattacatttctatttatatcctacctacacgtcgcggtcacggcACGTTTAcatcactttggccgagtgcaaggcaaaatcggcttacttatacattagagcagcggtttccaaactttatgctactacgactcccttttttttccgcgcctccctacctttttttttttaatagatataataatatagacacgttttaaataataaacctttatttaaaaataccccCTGCTGAGGagctgctgtaagcctgccgtggcgtaaacgtgacggttggtatgaatatacccatacaaaatgtaccaaagaatacctttcgtacggccggatacctgcttataggtctgttcatacctagtcagcacgtaccttgaatatatattatttggtttgatttttaaatgctttttattgttaggaaattatgttcacaatacatcttatatctacatattttaatagctactgatctactgatcattttctattttacaattttattttatttggttagtaatcatagtattatattattataatgttaatgcacagcataataggagaaagagctcaaaaacctatttacaattgaatatatattataatatatagatgacatatagaaaatgttttacaatgtaacaaagataaacaaatcaTGTTACCGACGAATTATTTATATAGATGAGATGTAAcaagttcattataaaatgacgaattcacttttagataccgtccatattaaagatgaagccgatggcataatcatcgctcttgtacaaacatgcagaatgaatctctggcaacgtcccattggctccgaagctgagaaaacaaaacgaccttcttttttacatataattactattgtaacaagtgaacataaataaaggatcctcttactaacacaatcagtgttttcatagacctccccgcggtgaattaagattaaattttgatttgacattcgaaccgtcaaagtgaaatgaacgcaaaagcgattgccaaCCTTCTCGGATGCGAGCGATGCGAACGTCAGATGGGCTGACAGATGCCCGcgaactcctcgcgaagaccacaaacaacggccacgagggactttggctcgaacatatgtctagtcgataataataaaaatttcgtaaataaaaagtatttgagaatatttttgtttgtgtgaccaattttaaatttttgggtgtgaccagttttctcgtgaccagttttagcgtgtgactagttttctcgtgaccagttttagcgggtgactagttttctcgtgaccagttttagcgtgtgactagttttctcgtgaccagttttagcgtgacggatgatcacgagtgaccgatctaaagcgaccagttgtcctgtgacgggttcacatttgactagtagtccttTTACCCATTTTTCTggtataactacatacatagtaccacATTTAGACCAAATATGTCACTGAAAAAAATAGCAAGGCGAGGGCAAGTCGATCTGGTTGCTGTCAGAGTTCAACacagggacgatggagtgcaggctttgtcttggaccagctccggccaaatcttccgtctccatcttcggcgatcctcatccagagcgtctggagcaacgtattcggacctgctgtcaaattcaggtcggtgctGCTTACAGGTTACAATTATTGTGGTTAACTCTTCTCACCGCCTGATCCTACTTTTTccatctgcaggttaaaagaggcgatgggttgccagacagggtgtgtctttcgtgtaagaccaatctggaattgttgatcagctttcgaaaggcttgttttcgaaacaATGAATCGTCCCAGCTGAGGTTAGGTGATTGCTTGAAGATcgagactgaagaagttttattggaagatgtaatatggaacgatgagccttcacaatcgacaattcaccgaaagaatagtgaaattGGCTTGAAGCCGTTTCCCATTGAATCTAaacttattttacacaaaagatCACTTCCTAGAGAAAAGCTAtttcaatgtgatatttgtttgaaatcatttattcgaaaaaatatacttGTTAGACATTTAAGAGATCACACgggtgaaaagccttacaagtgtgacatttgtgtaaaatcgtttatttataaaagtgaacttgtgttacatttcagatctcacacaggggaaaggccatacaagtgtgaaatttgtctaaaatcatttcctCAAAAATCTACTctcaataaacataaaaaattgcattctgggataaaaccacataaatgtgaaatttgtctaaaatcatttattcgaaaatataCACTTGTCGCACATGTAAAAATTCACACGGGTgtaaagccttacaagtgtgaaatttgtctgaaatcatttactgaaaaatctagtctccagaaacataaaaaactgcatgctgggataaaaccacataaatgtgaaatttgtctaaaatcatttattcgaaaatgtACACTTGTCGcacatttaaaaattcacaCGGATgtaaagccttacaagtgtgaaatttgtttaaaatcatttactcaaaaatcgtaccttgtgtcacatgaaaaattgcatactgggataaaaccacacaaatgtgacatttgtttaaaagcatttattcgaaaagatacacttgtgatacatttgagatctcacacgggggaaacgccttacaagtgtgaaatttgcctaaaatcatttactaaaaaatcttacCTCGAtagtcataaaaaattgcacgctgggataaaaccacatcaatgtaaaatttgtctaaaatcatttattcgaaaaggtACACTTGTCGCACATTTAAAATCTCACACGGGTgtaaagccttacaagtgtgacatttgtttaaaatcatttatttttaaaaatagaattgtgtcacatttgagaactcactcgggggaaaagccatacaaatgtgaaatttgtctgaaatcatttactgataAATCTagtctccagaaacataaaaaaatgcattctgtgataaaaccacataaatgtgaaatttgtctaaaatcatttattcgaaaaagtACACTTGTCGCACATGTAAAAATTCACTCGGGTgtaaagccttacaagtgtgaaatttgcttaaaatcatttattcgaaaagatacacttgtgatacatttgagatctcacacgggggaaacaCCTTAAAAGTGTGAAATTTGCCTAAaaacatttactaaaaaatcttacCTCCAtagtcataaaaaattgcatgctgggataaaaccacataaatatgacatttgtttaaaatcatatgttcataaaaatgaacttgtGAAACGCCTTGCATAATAAATTGCATACtcggataaatataaaaataattattattatataaatactgttaatattcttacatattggctgcatgcgtgccatgatGTTTCTCCTCattgcagtttatttaaataattttaagaaaaataatcaTTGAAAATTACACAGATCCATTATTTGgcttacttgttttatttattttaaatgtaataatttttatttatcggatggctctttTTCCAAAGTGCTCTGAAATTGTGTCAATCTCAACAGACGGGGCAAGAAGCATGACCGACGTAAGAAAAGGGTTTGTTGCTATTCTGAAAGTGAAAATTAATCACTAGGTATTTGCTTACCATTGCATCATTCATCGAGAAGCGCTTTGTGTGCAGACATTTCCAGAAAAAATTTGCAAAGTAATGGAATTGGTGATTACGATTATCAACTCCAGTATAGCTAAtgctcttaagagggctgtacacctgaaaccttaattttgttaccgttcctttcttcgatatatatattgagtgtatgtatatattgagtgaatgcgacaatatatatatatcaatatatatattgagtgaatgcgacagttgcgcttcgaccagataaaacgtattttaaattgacaaaatcgaggtttcgtattctactattttctcctccaaaactggaccaatttttaaaaaaaattcatcatcggtatgagaaagatactttctgtgcatctatcggcgtattttttttttaaatcgcccgttaaataagcacgctggactcgtttcgtgggtgtaaaaaagaggcgattttatagatgtttggcggctcctagctcatataaaaaataattaatcaaaaaaaataaaacgatagatgcaccccaatggtagatatccatagcatattaaaaaataatttgctcagtcagtgctgaagccgtgcagtgctgttaagtatgaacagacctttaccaacaataaattaattcgaCGTCGATTAACGtaagtgtattttttaaattcagatGGCCAAACGAATGTATCTGATAACATCTTCAACCTGTTTgttaaaaagaattaaaaatctTTACATGAGTTTGTaagaaatcgaaaaaataattaagacgAAATATTTTTTGTGCTGTCAACACCGAATATTGACATGTGTTTCTAACCTAAAACGTCGGTTTTGCCGGATTTTTGTAGTGTCGGAAAACGTTATTTCTCCTTCAAAATGTTTGCCAATAAGGTATATAATTTACTTTATGATAATTTTAggttacatttatattatttattagaacaatacaataaaacaaacatGTATCGTTGTACACcggtttttacatacatagttttaataCCATATCTTTTCAGATGGTGAAGCTCCTGAGTTCATGCTCGAAGATGAGCACAAAGCATTTCCATGCTTCTCCAATTCGATTAGATGACCTAAAGTTGGAAAAAagtaattacataattatttatttatatttatatttattagcaCATACAATGAATAACACAAATCAAATTTGACTCGAATTTTTAGGTTTAAATCTAGTGACATTGCTAGGAAGAGTGGGAAACGACCCTCAAAAGAGAGGCACTGAAGAGCACCCCGTCGTAACATTTTCCCTCGCCACCCACTACAATTACAAATACGAATCGGGCGACATGGTACAGAAAACGGAATGGCATCGCATCGTCGTCTTCAGACCCTACCTCAGAGATACAATTTACAATTACTTGAAGAAAGGTCAGAGGGTACACGTTACCGGTAAATTATCTTACGGCGAAATAAAGACGGAAGACGGCCAAGTTAGAAGTACATGCTCAATTGTTGCCGAAGATGTTATATTCTTCCAAAGCGCACCTTCGTCGCAATGAGACCGAGATATAGTTTTTAAAATTACCAGTGAATTTAATTAAGTACATAGATCTTattatgtttttgactattattttgtatattgagTTGTTTTCTCAATGaaacttttgaattatttttacagtgccatctatgatttttttgtaatacaaatacagtatatttttatgttaggCTGTTTTTCTCATACagtatattttaatgttaggtTTCTTATTATAATAGTTTTTGTAAACATTCATAGATggtgtttataaaaaaactgcTTTAATAGCAATATTTGTAAGAATACTTTTATAATTGATTGTGAAATCTGACGATTCAAAGATAGGTTGATAAAAATCTTGAACTTCTGGTTTAAGATTCAACTAATTTATACCAAATGACATCGTGTgtcgcatttatttttttaacaatgatcaaacatttgtatgtaatttcatatacaattatcatttcttttatataatgtataaaagtttttctttatatCATGCTACTGAATTCTTTGTATTGTAAACAATCGGAAattccatacatatatatttatatcacgaTTGGGGGGGCCTTTTTGCCAAGTTTGAACTGATAATAAATCAATATCGTCAGTTTATCATTCAAAATTGTTAACTGAGCTATTATATAgcctactttatttttataaatccaatattctttttataaatattgcttctatactgtatgtatattgtgtttTCGACAGACTGGTTTTCTCCGAATCTCACCTGTTGGATCTAGTTTTGTATTAAAACCttgtacatttaaaatgttgattagttttttttttgtaattgaagGATGTgtagttattatataataaaagtattttgaaaaaataaaacatgtatcattattattgaatttgtttatttcgCATTCTATGCATTCATATCATTCAGTTCATTCAATACATAACAAACTGTATAATAAACAGAACTTTGAAGAATTTCTTACAATTAAACCTTAAATTTGTATTAATCTGGTAAATATCCCAACAAGcttatacatttaatgtttttaacCACAAATGGAGAGAAAGGCCATGATTAGCGAGCAATCTTCAGCTCGCCGTTTTATTTTCCTATACAATtcttacaaaaacaaaacaaataaaaatgaaatatacttTTCTTTTAGTTGCTTATTGGTTCATTTACCCTGGGGtgtcttaaattaaaattaaatcagaaagaaaaaatatcttTCTGAAATATTACATCGTTTAGTCTTTTTTTGGCAATGACATTCGTTTTGTGTTCATTTACCACTAATCTCTTTtagataaaaattcaaatatactcACTAAAACCATATAAAGCTCTTTAAATCctctaaaactttattttccTGTACAAActtatttgaacaatataattattatacataattcagAATATTTTTCCTTTATCTTGACAGTAGAAAGTCACGAGAGATCACAGAAAAATATAGCTGGAAATTTAAATAgcttttacaaaagttatattCACTCGAAGATGTGTTATCACAGAAGTAAGACATTTGTTCTTCAATTATCTTcaagttacatatattttatatatatacatatatatttatagttatttttacaaacatgTGAGTGAAAtactgtataaaaatatactttattttttatcggtaatagaatttttgaaaatttgcaaaCATGATGTTCTAAAAAACACGAATCAATAAAGAGatgtatctatttatgtatatataatataataaaacgtcAGTGACACATCTAGCACGTTTACCTGCATTTTGGATTGTGGAATGTTTACgcagataatataatattaacaccGTCGGATTGAAAGACGCTAGACTTTTCAACATTTACCAATTTTATACTGAACGTAAATTTACTTAGAGATCTTTAACtcttggaaaataaaatatttgtacatatccATCATCAAAACACTtccaatgaaaaatatacaagtAGTTTACGATTCAAAACTACGATATATAGatgcattttaataacaaaatatatataaactaacGTTACAACTACGTAAAATTTATTGgcacatatgatttttttttaagtgtcATATCACAATTTCACTTCCACAAACGATCATTAGAATAAAAAagtaatgtgtattatatatcagtCTTTGATAAGTTGTATAGTTCAGCCGTCGACACTGactctttttttttacaccACGCACAACGATCATTGATGAACACTTTCTTCCTGTTTTAAGTTCAACGTGGCAAAGTGTTGATCCCTTTCGCGGGAAAGTTTCTGGAGATTTTCACCGATCTGCATGCTGATGATTCGATGCTTCTCCGCGTGCGACAGCATCTTGGGCGAGTCGGGGTGCAGACGCTTCCGAGATTGGAACTCGGTGGGCATGCTGAGGTCGGTGGGCATGTCGTCGTCTTGAACCGGTTGATTCCACGCATAGTGCGTCTGTTCTTCTTCAACCTTTGGCTCGGACTTGATCGTCAACGACAAAGGTGCCGTCTGGTTCTGTTGAGTCACCCTCGTCGGACTCATCTGCTGGCGAAGAAGAGAGATGTTCTTGATGTTCTTCAGTTCCGTTGGATTTCTTAAAAACctaaacaaaacaaaagttaTTAATAACAGCccgaaatataaaaacaatgaagAAAAACAACACTAGCTAGCATAAAAGATACTCACTGATAACAATGTCGCTCTCCTTGCACTTTCCTCAAAATATTCACTCTGTAATAGTAACGTAAAGCTCTTGACATTTTATCGTAATTCATCGATAGATGATTCTTTTGGATGCCCCAAAGCTTTGCTAAGCCGGCTGGATCTACGATTTTGAACACTCCGGAGTCGTGATTCTTCCACGCGATGTAGTTTGTGTAGCGTTGAGTGGGATCATTGAGCAATTGCTGTAAGAAGTCCCACAATAGTCTTCCATCTGTAACAATTCATTAGAATgagtatttgtattgtattcgaGTCAAGATCTActtgtttaatgaaatttaaagctgtatttatattgaaaattagtgTGGAAAGACACTCACTTGTATTAGGTTCTGGCATGTCGTTGGGGAAAAATTCCCTCGACATGGTTTTGAACGCTGAAGATCCTATGGGTGTTAGCAGTGGATTTTGTCCTGCTAGTGGTGTGTGTGATGGCGTCGAAGGTTCTTTGGGTGATCTCGGTTGAGGTGGTGGAAGAAGACAGATCGGCGCTGTGGCATAGCTTGGAGTAGTCGGTGG
This genomic interval from Arctopsyche grandis isolate Sample6627 chromosome 8, ASM5162203v2, whole genome shotgun sequence contains the following:
- the mtSSB gene encoding mitochondrial single stranded DNA-binding protein, which produces MFANKMVKLLSSCSKMSTKHFHASPIRLDDLKLEKSLNLVTLLGRVGNDPQKRGTEEHPVVTFSLATHYNYKYESGDMVQKTEWHRIVVFRPYLRDTIYNYLKKGQRVHVTGKLSYGEIKTEDGQVRSTCSIVAEDVIFFQSAPSSQ
- the LOC143915713 gene encoding uncharacterized protein LOC143915713, whose translation is MECRLCLGPAPAKSSVSIFGDPHPERLEQRIRTCCQIQVKRGDGLPDRVCLSCKTNLELLISFRKACFRNNESSQLRLGDCLKIETEEVLLEDVIWNDEPSQSTIHRKNSEIGLKPFPIESKLILHKRSLPREKLFQCDICLKSFIRKNILVRHLRDHTGEKPYKCDICVKSFIYKSELVLHFRSHTGERPYKCEICLKSFPQKSTLNKHKKLHSGIKPHKCEICLKSFIRKYTLVAHVKIHTGVKPYKCEICLKSFTEKSSLQKHKKLHAGIKPHKCEICLKSFIRKCTLVAHLKIHTDVKPYKCEICLKSFTQKSYLVSHEKLHTGIKPHKCDICLKAFIRKDTLVIHLRSHTGETPYKCEICLKSFTKKSYLDSHKKLHAGIKPHQCKICLKSFIRKGTLVAHLKSHTGVKPYKCDICLKSFIFKNRIVSHLRTHSGEKPYKCEICLKSFTDKSSLQKHKKMHSVIKPHKCEICLKSFIRKSTLVAHVKIHSGVKPYKCEICLKSFIRKDTLVIHLRSHTGETP
- the aop gene encoding ETS variant transcription factor anterior open, whose protein sequence is MKLLPLQLPPIATMERMPLQLPFSPTELLWRYPLGLPSAPPSSMSSAPSLPPLSDLKAHLPASLTPDPRIWNREDVATFLKWCEREFDLPNFDMEMFQMNGKALCLLTKNDLGERCPGVGDVLHNVLQMLVRDASFMGRCLPSSPVTPTSRGPYPLSPHSHPPTPNWNLLAQPTAESTFHHAKQAASLAHFISNNSVTLSPAPSIDSQSSSPQHVENGTAANYVQALYGNGASGGSSGSNQSDSDEDMYHDSKSQILSVPHSAAQSTPPTTPSYATAPICLLPPPQPRSPKEPSTPSHTPLAGQNPLLTPIGSSAFKTMSREFFPNDMPEPNTNGRLLWDFLQQLLNDPTQRYTNYIAWKNHDSGVFKIVDPAGLAKLWGIQKNHLSMNYDKMSRALRYYYRVNILRKVQGERHCYQFLRNPTELKNIKNISLLRQQMSPTRVTQQNQTAPLSLTIKSEPKVEEEQTHYAWNQPVQDDDMPTDLSMPTEFQSRKRLHPDSPKMLSHAEKHRIISMQIGENLQKLSRERDQHFATLNLKQEESVHQ